A window of Chitinophaga sp. MM2321 contains these coding sequences:
- a CDS encoding acyltransferase: MKVKLSILYSWLVKVSTLLLPNIPLFMRFRGFLYSLMMKGCGRNFQVTSTAVLNSLTGLKVGDHVYIAHNTVVIGLDIEIGDEVLIGPNCIISSGNHTFLNNSYRFGKSLRRPVKIGSGAWIAGNCAVLGGSILPPRSVLGAGSVLNKKYEAADSLYGGTPALFIKEMR; the protein is encoded by the coding sequence ATGAAGGTTAAGTTATCCATACTGTATTCCTGGCTGGTGAAGGTCAGTACTTTACTACTGCCTAATATACCTTTATTCATGCGGTTTAGAGGGTTTTTATACTCGCTGATGATGAAAGGTTGCGGGCGCAATTTTCAGGTTACTTCTACTGCTGTTTTGAATTCACTGACCGGGTTGAAAGTGGGGGATCATGTTTACATAGCGCATAATACAGTTGTCATTGGCCTTGATATTGAAATAGGAGATGAGGTGTTGATAGGTCCCAACTGCATTATTTCTTCTGGGAATCATACTTTTTTAAACAATTCCTATCGTTTTGGGAAATCATTGAGGCGGCCGGTTAAAATTGGATCTGGTGCGTGGATAGCCGGAAACTGTGCTGTGCTGGGTGGAAGTATTTTGCCTCCTAGATCTGTTCTGGGTGCTGGTTCTGTGCTAAATAAGAAGTATGAGGCGGCAGATAGTTTGTATGGGGGTACACCGGCGTTATTCATAAAAGAAATGCGATGA
- a CDS encoding glycosyltransferase family 4 protein codes for MRILYIHQYFTLPSSSGGTRSYDLAKQFTIAGHKVIVVTTSSFLKGFDFKDAWTVIEQEGIELHVLNLEYSNKMSFAKRALTFVKFVAKSSLRVLKIKSDVVLATSTPITIAVPAMVKKSLQGVPYIFEVRDVWPEVPVAMGIISNKLLVKLLNAFEKRIYKNAAHIVPLSDDMKRSIEERTTVSVKKLSVIPNISEVLRFDSFDTNKSILAGLLGFTPVKTVLYAGTLGMVNGLRYLVDLATHLKTIDSSIKFIVFGDGMEKASLMKYALENKVLNSTLFFFDPVPKSQLAQLYYESTVASSFVIPIPELWANSANKFFDCLAAGRPILINHRGWQAAVIEKEDVGFVMDYQVDNLQQEARRFADYINNKSLLKAQQIRARALAQRSYSLDIAVGSYLKILDNVVS; via the coding sequence ATGAGAATACTTTATATACATCAATATTTTACGTTACCCAGTTCGTCTGGCGGAACCAGGTCATATGACCTGGCGAAGCAGTTTACAATAGCGGGGCATAAAGTTATTGTTGTGACTACAAGTTCCTTCCTGAAGGGCTTCGATTTTAAGGACGCCTGGACAGTGATAGAGCAGGAGGGAATAGAATTACACGTTTTAAATCTAGAGTATAGTAATAAAATGAGTTTTGCCAAACGGGCGCTTACGTTTGTAAAGTTTGTGGCAAAATCTTCTTTAAGGGTATTGAAAATTAAAAGTGATGTAGTGCTGGCTACTTCCACACCCATTACCATAGCAGTGCCGGCAATGGTCAAGAAATCCTTACAGGGAGTGCCTTATATTTTTGAGGTGCGCGACGTATGGCCGGAAGTACCTGTGGCCATGGGTATTATCAGCAACAAACTGCTCGTGAAATTGTTGAATGCATTTGAAAAGCGCATCTACAAAAATGCCGCACATATTGTTCCACTGTCCGACGATATGAAAAGATCGATTGAAGAAAGAACGACCGTATCTGTAAAGAAATTATCTGTCATTCCAAATATCTCAGAAGTATTGCGCTTCGATTCATTCGATACTAACAAAAGTATCCTGGCCGGGCTGTTGGGATTTACACCTGTCAAAACCGTACTGTATGCAGGAACACTTGGTATGGTCAATGGGTTGAGATACCTCGTAGATCTGGCGACCCATCTCAAAACAATAGACAGTAGTATAAAGTTTATTGTATTTGGAGACGGTATGGAGAAGGCATCACTAATGAAATATGCACTGGAGAATAAGGTGTTAAACAGTACTCTTTTCTTTTTTGATCCTGTTCCTAAATCGCAACTCGCCCAGCTATATTATGAAAGTACGGTGGCAAGTTCTTTTGTTATTCCAATTCCGGAGTTATGGGCCAACTCCGCTAATAAGTTCTTTGACTGCCTGGCGGCGGGACGCCCGATACTGATTAACCATCGAGGTTGGCAGGCAGCAGTAATTGAAAAAGAAGATGTTGGTTTTGTGATGGATTATCAGGTAGATAATTTACAGCAGGAAGCCAGGCGTTTTGCTGATTATATAAATAACAAATCATTGTTGAAGGCGCAGCAGATAAGAGCGCGGGCGCTCGCACAGCGAAGCTATTCCCTGGATATTGCTGTGGGCAGCTATTTAAAAATACTGGACAATGTTGTATCGTAA
- a CDS encoding glycosyltransferase family 4 protein encodes MTKLLVHAWVVHKEMATYYLPYTHWVYLKEIVKYYDEVCLMSPTKVCDENSSNGLMSLACFDNVKVYELPYSSSYVGAIPHVGAYIKAYKALQGYDEVYARYPVPFGWLGKFYFKRKKRIVHFVGDPVDAARTNPNFSRMKKFIMISLFMPEHSAYMWACKGASVFTNGHHLKEKLVRSGIKAEAVISSTLNEGDFYLKDQSQMKQDAPRLLYVGYLRKAKGVETVIRSFHKVQGQYPGATLTIVGSGEFEQELKALATQLGLNPYIDFAGHIDNREKLNNMLRSHDVFCFASLSEGSPRVILEAMANSLVVVSTPVGSLPNVFENEHDILFAGFNDDEGFYKQIDALVKDNRLTQQLSSNAYNKVKDFTIEGFIKKIFHEG; translated from the coding sequence ATGACGAAGCTGCTTGTACATGCCTGGGTAGTGCATAAAGAGATGGCAACCTATTATTTGCCTTATACGCACTGGGTGTATTTGAAGGAGATTGTAAAATACTACGATGAGGTTTGTTTAATGTCCCCTACAAAAGTATGCGATGAAAATAGCAGCAATGGTCTGATGTCTCTAGCATGTTTTGATAATGTGAAAGTATACGAGCTGCCTTATTCTTCCAGTTATGTTGGTGCAATACCGCATGTAGGCGCTTATATAAAAGCATATAAAGCACTACAGGGATATGATGAAGTATATGCCCGTTACCCGGTTCCTTTTGGCTGGTTAGGGAAATTTTATTTTAAAAGAAAGAAGCGGATCGTTCACTTCGTGGGGGATCCGGTAGATGCTGCCAGAACAAATCCCAACTTCAGCCGCATGAAGAAGTTTATTATGATTTCTCTTTTTATGCCCGAACATTCAGCGTATATGTGGGCTTGCAAAGGCGCAAGTGTATTTACAAATGGGCATCACCTGAAAGAGAAGCTGGTCAGAAGTGGCATTAAAGCTGAAGCTGTTATTTCCTCCACTTTAAATGAAGGGGATTTTTACCTGAAAGATCAGTCGCAGATGAAGCAGGATGCTCCCCGGTTACTGTATGTGGGGTATCTGCGTAAAGCAAAAGGAGTGGAGACGGTGATCAGGTCTTTTCACAAAGTACAGGGGCAATATCCGGGTGCCACACTAACAATTGTTGGTTCTGGTGAATTTGAGCAGGAACTGAAAGCACTCGCTACTCAGTTGGGGTTGAATCCATATATCGATTTCGCAGGCCATATTGATAACCGGGAAAAGTTAAACAATATGTTGAGAAGCCATGATGTTTTTTGCTTTGCCAGTCTGTCGGAAGGCTCTCCCAGAGTGATCCTGGAAGCCATGGCCAATAGCTTGGTAGTAGTGAGCACCCCCGTTGGTTCTTTACCCAATGTATTTGAAAATGAACATGATATCCTGTTCGCCGGATTCAATGATGATGAAGGGTTTTATAAACAGATCGATGCGTTAGTAAAAGATAATCGCCTTACACAGCAGCTTAGCAGTAATGCTTATAATAAGGTGAAAGATTTTACGATAGAAGGATTTATTAAAAAGATATTCCATGAAGGTTAA